One genomic window of Erinaceus europaeus chromosome 19, mEriEur2.1, whole genome shotgun sequence includes the following:
- the RNPEP gene encoding aminopeptidase B isoform X1, which yields MAGAGPGDGTAGRPLHSASAVDVATASSFRAFQMRHLSLELRADFGPPGTRALRGTAVLELCCLEPDGAPELRLDSHQCLEVTAAALRRARSGAEEPAWEPAAFRTEPFARYGQALCVVPPQPWARGACFELRLSYRVGEGPGVCWLSPEQTAGKKKPFLYTQGQAVLNRAFFPCFDTPAVKFTYSALIEVPDGFTAVMSSNIWEKRGPNKFFFHMDQPIPSYLVALAIGDLVSAKVGPRSHVWAEPCLIKEAKDEYDGVIEEFLATGEKLFGPYVWGRYDVLFMPPSFPFGGMENPCLTFVTPCLLAGDRSLADVIIHEISHSWFGNLVTNANWGEFWLNEGFTMYAQRRISTTLFGAAYTCLEAATGRALLRQHMDITGEEHPLNKLRVKIEPGVDPDDTYNETPYEKGFCFVSYLAHLVGDQDQFDKFLKAYVDEFKFKSILADDFLEFYLEYFPELKKRKVDSTPGLEFDRWLNTPGWPPYLPDLSPGDSLMKPAEELAQLWVAEELDMKAIGAVAISAWKTYQLVYFLDKILQKSPLPAGNVQKLGEMYPTISNARNAELRLRWGQIVLKNDHQGDFWKVKEFLQSQGKQKYTLPLYHAMMGGSEVARALAKETFEATASQLHSNVVHYVQQILKPKGS from the exons ATGGCGGGCGCGGGGCCCGGGGACGGCACGGCCGGGCGGCCGCTGCACTCGGCGAGCGCGGTGGACGTGGCCACGGCCTCCAGCTTCCGCGCCTTCCAGATGCGCCACTTGTCGCTGGAGCTGCGCGCCGACTTCGGGCCGCCGGGGACGCGGGCGCTGCGCGGCACGGCCGTGCTGGAACTTTGCTGCCTGGAGCCCGACGGCGCCCCCGAGCTGCGGCTCGACTCGCACCAGTGCCTGGAGGTGACGGCCGCGGCGCTGCGGCGGGCGCGCTCGGGCGCGGAGGAGCCGGCCTGGGAGCCCGCGGCCTTCCGCACCGAGCCCTTCGCGCGCTACGGCCAGGCCCTGTGCGTGGTGCCCCCGCAGCCCTGGGCCCGCGGCGCCTGCTTCGAGCTGCGGCTCAGCTACCGCGTCGGGGAGGGACCCGGG GTTTGCTGGCTGTCTCCTGAGCAGACTGCAGGAAAGAAGAAGCCCTTCCTGTACACCCAGGGCCAGGCTGTCCTGAACCGAGCCTTCTTCCCTTGCTTTGACACTCCTGCAGTGAAGTTCACGTATTCAGCTCTTATTGAG GTCCCAGATGGCTTCACAGCTGTGATGAGTTCTAACATCTGGGAGAAACGAGGTCCAAATAAGTTCTTCTTCCATATGGACCAGCCCATCCCCTCCTATCTGGTTGCCTTGGCCATTGGAGATCTGGTTTCTGCTAAAGTTGGACCCAG GAGCCACGTGTGGGCTGAGCCCTGCCTGATCAAGGAGGCCAAGGACGAGTATGATGGGGTGATAGAAGAATTCCTGGCAACGGGGGAGAAGCTTTTCGGACCCTACGTCTGGGGAAG GTATGATGTGCTCTTCATGCCGCCGTCCTTTCCGTTTGGAGGGATGGAAAACCCGTGCCTGACTTTTGTCACTCCCTGCCTGCTGGCGGGGGACCGCTCACTGGCTGATGTCATCATCCATGAGATCTCCCACAGCTGGTTTGGGAACCTGGTTACCAACGCCAACTGGGGCGAGTTCTGGCTCAACGAGGGCTTCACCATGTACGCCCAGCGTAGGATCTCCACCACACTCTTCG GCGCCGCCTACACCTGCCTGGAGGCAGCGACCGGGCGAGCTCTGCTGCGGCAGCACATGGACATCACCGGCGAGGAGCACCCGCTCAACAAACTCCGGGTGAAGATCGAACCAG GGGTCGACCCAGACGACACCTACAATGAGACTCCCTACGAGAAGGGCTTCTGCTTTGTTTCCTACCTGGCCCACCTGGTGGGGGACCAGGATCAGTTCGACAAATTCCTCAAG GCCTATGTTGATGAATTTAAATTCAAAAGTATCTTAGCTGATGACTTTCTGGAGTTCTACTTGGAGTATTTCCCTGAGCTGAAGAAAAGGAAAGTAGATTCTACCCCAG GCCTTGAGTTTGACCGCTGGCTGAATACCCCTGGCTGGCCCCCCTACCTCCCTGACCTCTCCCCGGGGGATTCTCTCATGAAGCCAGCCGAGGAGCTGGCCCAGCTGTGGGTGGCCGAGGAGCTGGACATGAAGGCCATTGGCGCCGTGGCCATCTCTGCCTGGAAGACCTACCAGCTGGTCTACTTCCTGGATAAGATCCTGCAGAAGTCCCCTCTCCCTGCCG ggaatGTACAGAAACTGGGCGAGATGTACCCCACCATCTCAAATGCTCGCAATGCAGAGCTGCGGCTGCGGTGGGGCCAGATTGTCCTTAAGAACGACCACCAGGGGGACTTCTGGAAAGTGAAGGAGTTCCTGCAGAGCCAG GGGAAGCAGAAGTATACCCTCCCGCTGTACCACGCCATGATGGGCGGCAGCGAGGTGGCCCGGGCCCTCGCCAAGGAAACCTTCGAGGCCACAGCCTCCCAGCTCCACAGCAACGTGGTTCACTACGTCCAGCAGATCCTGAAACCCAAGGGCAGCTAG
- the RNPEP gene encoding aminopeptidase B isoform X2 has product MSSNIWEKRGPNKFFFHMDQPIPSYLVALAIGDLVSAKVGPRSHVWAEPCLIKEAKDEYDGVIEEFLATGEKLFGPYVWGRYDVLFMPPSFPFGGMENPCLTFVTPCLLAGDRSLADVIIHEISHSWFGNLVTNANWGEFWLNEGFTMYAQRRISTTLFGAAYTCLEAATGRALLRQHMDITGEEHPLNKLRVKIEPGVDPDDTYNETPYEKGFCFVSYLAHLVGDQDQFDKFLKAYVDEFKFKSILADDFLEFYLEYFPELKKRKVDSTPGLEFDRWLNTPGWPPYLPDLSPGDSLMKPAEELAQLWVAEELDMKAIGAVAISAWKTYQLVYFLDKILQKSPLPAGNVQKLGEMYPTISNARNAELRLRWGQIVLKNDHQGDFWKVKEFLQSQGKQKYTLPLYHAMMGGSEVARALAKETFEATASQLHSNVVHYVQQILKPKGS; this is encoded by the exons ATGAGTTCTAACATCTGGGAGAAACGAGGTCCAAATAAGTTCTTCTTCCATATGGACCAGCCCATCCCCTCCTATCTGGTTGCCTTGGCCATTGGAGATCTGGTTTCTGCTAAAGTTGGACCCAG GAGCCACGTGTGGGCTGAGCCCTGCCTGATCAAGGAGGCCAAGGACGAGTATGATGGGGTGATAGAAGAATTCCTGGCAACGGGGGAGAAGCTTTTCGGACCCTACGTCTGGGGAAG GTATGATGTGCTCTTCATGCCGCCGTCCTTTCCGTTTGGAGGGATGGAAAACCCGTGCCTGACTTTTGTCACTCCCTGCCTGCTGGCGGGGGACCGCTCACTGGCTGATGTCATCATCCATGAGATCTCCCACAGCTGGTTTGGGAACCTGGTTACCAACGCCAACTGGGGCGAGTTCTGGCTCAACGAGGGCTTCACCATGTACGCCCAGCGTAGGATCTCCACCACACTCTTCG GCGCCGCCTACACCTGCCTGGAGGCAGCGACCGGGCGAGCTCTGCTGCGGCAGCACATGGACATCACCGGCGAGGAGCACCCGCTCAACAAACTCCGGGTGAAGATCGAACCAG GGGTCGACCCAGACGACACCTACAATGAGACTCCCTACGAGAAGGGCTTCTGCTTTGTTTCCTACCTGGCCCACCTGGTGGGGGACCAGGATCAGTTCGACAAATTCCTCAAG GCCTATGTTGATGAATTTAAATTCAAAAGTATCTTAGCTGATGACTTTCTGGAGTTCTACTTGGAGTATTTCCCTGAGCTGAAGAAAAGGAAAGTAGATTCTACCCCAG GCCTTGAGTTTGACCGCTGGCTGAATACCCCTGGCTGGCCCCCCTACCTCCCTGACCTCTCCCCGGGGGATTCTCTCATGAAGCCAGCCGAGGAGCTGGCCCAGCTGTGGGTGGCCGAGGAGCTGGACATGAAGGCCATTGGCGCCGTGGCCATCTCTGCCTGGAAGACCTACCAGCTGGTCTACTTCCTGGATAAGATCCTGCAGAAGTCCCCTCTCCCTGCCG ggaatGTACAGAAACTGGGCGAGATGTACCCCACCATCTCAAATGCTCGCAATGCAGAGCTGCGGCTGCGGTGGGGCCAGATTGTCCTTAAGAACGACCACCAGGGGGACTTCTGGAAAGTGAAGGAGTTCCTGCAGAGCCAG GGGAAGCAGAAGTATACCCTCCCGCTGTACCACGCCATGATGGGCGGCAGCGAGGTGGCCCGGGCCCTCGCCAAGGAAACCTTCGAGGCCACAGCCTCCCAGCTCCACAGCAACGTGGTTCACTACGTCCAGCAGATCCTGAAACCCAAGGGCAGCTAG